Proteins from a genomic interval of Caulobacter sp. NIBR1757:
- a CDS encoding VOC family protein, with protein MTRSPDYLGATGIGVSDLEASAAFYKAALGMKELQRIKLPYMDEIILGHDGRVALVLMHWTDGSDRRYRNLPIKLVFYVTDPLAVAANLVEAGGMMTFGPAPVEAFGGAMIGLGKDLDGYVVELLQAPA; from the coding sequence ATGACCAGATCCCCCGACTACCTCGGCGCCACCGGCATCGGGGTCAGCGACCTCGAGGCCTCCGCCGCCTTCTACAAGGCGGCGCTGGGCATGAAGGAGCTGCAGCGGATCAAGCTGCCCTATATGGACGAGATCATCCTCGGACATGACGGCCGCGTCGCCCTGGTGCTGATGCACTGGACCGACGGCAGCGACCGCCGCTACCGCAACCTGCCGATCAAGCTGGTCTTCTACGTCACCGACCCGCTGGCCGTGGCCGCCAACCTGGTCGAGGCCGGCGGCATGATGACCTTCGGCCCCGCGCCGGTCGAGGCGTTCGGCGGCGCCATGATCGGTCTTGGCAAGGACCTCGACGGCTACGTCGTTGAACTGCTGCAGGCCCCGGCATGA
- a CDS encoding ATP-binding protein has protein sequence MTTDRAATNAAFRAIAIVRGKDLGIRIGFGAFIGMIGWVLAPGPVAPLWFAAVVAGQVIDHAISAPLRRAGASAVSPPHAVALATSMTLNACLYSSLAVFLWFQGTAVGMAFALLSLCGSLINNALQMAQTPRGLIYVIGPPGLYIVALPLITGLTSPAPDAVQMALISTGGGVYILHTLMAVKRIWTTSRQTDAAIEAAQKANAAKSDFLATISHEIRTPMNAVVAAGELLRRTDLTEEQAGHVDMLGNASEVLLGLLNDVLDLSRIESGKLEVELAPFDLTEKLAAAANLWRTKAAGGVTLTFEPAGVPARIMTDPLRFQQIVSNLLSNATKFTASGQITVRAGRFGMDDPILWIEVEDSGAGMDAETCDRIFSSFEQGSTGVTRVHGGTGLGLAISRRLAQLMGGSLTVRSQVGQGSVFRFEIPLMLAEAAPVAAHEPGEDWSGTGVRVLLAEDHPVNQRIVRMMLEPFGAAVTIAANGAEAVELAGNRAFDVILMDMQMPVMGGVEAAALIRRAGPNAATPILALTANALAEHRAEWAGVGVEVFITKPVEMQVLLDHVAAAVAAPVVAGDRLTA, from the coding sequence ATGACCACCGACCGAGCGGCGACCAACGCCGCCTTCCGCGCCATAGCCATCGTCCGTGGCAAGGACCTGGGAATCCGCATCGGGTTCGGGGCCTTCATCGGCATGATCGGCTGGGTCCTGGCCCCGGGGCCGGTCGCGCCCCTGTGGTTCGCCGCCGTCGTCGCCGGCCAGGTCATCGACCATGCCATCAGCGCCCCGCTGCGCCGGGCCGGGGCAAGCGCCGTATCGCCGCCCCACGCTGTCGCCCTCGCGACCAGCATGACGCTGAACGCCTGCCTCTATTCGTCCCTGGCGGTCTTCCTCTGGTTCCAGGGCACCGCCGTCGGCATGGCCTTCGCCCTGCTCTCCCTGTGCGGCTCGCTGATCAACAACGCCCTGCAGATGGCCCAGACGCCGCGCGGCCTGATCTATGTCATCGGCCCGCCCGGCCTCTACATCGTCGCCCTGCCGCTGATCACCGGCCTGACCAGCCCCGCGCCGGACGCGGTGCAGATGGCCCTGATCTCCACCGGCGGCGGGGTCTACATCCTGCACACCCTGATGGCCGTCAAACGCATCTGGACGACCAGCCGCCAGACCGACGCCGCCATCGAGGCGGCCCAGAAGGCCAACGCCGCCAAGAGCGACTTCCTGGCGACGATCAGCCACGAGATCCGCACCCCGATGAACGCCGTCGTCGCCGCCGGCGAACTGCTGCGCCGCACGGACCTGACCGAGGAACAGGCCGGCCACGTCGACATGCTGGGCAACGCCAGCGAGGTGCTGCTCGGCCTGCTCAACGACGTGCTCGACCTGTCGCGCATCGAGAGCGGCAAGCTGGAGGTCGAGCTGGCCCCCTTCGACCTGACCGAAAAGCTGGCCGCGGCCGCCAACCTCTGGCGGACCAAGGCCGCGGGCGGCGTCACCCTGACCTTCGAGCCGGCCGGCGTCCCGGCCCGCATCATGACCGACCCGCTGCGCTTCCAGCAGATCGTCTCCAACCTGCTCTCCAACGCCACCAAGTTCACCGCGTCCGGCCAGATCACCGTCCGCGCCGGCCGCTTCGGCATGGACGACCCTATCCTCTGGATCGAGGTCGAGGACAGCGGGGCCGGCATGGATGCCGAGACCTGCGACCGCATCTTCTCCAGCTTCGAACAGGGCAGCACCGGCGTCACCCGCGTCCACGGCGGCACGGGCCTGGGCCTGGCCATCAGCCGCCGCCTGGCCCAGCTGATGGGCGGCTCCCTGACCGTGCGCAGCCAGGTCGGCCAAGGCTCGGTCTTCCGCTTCGAGATCCCCCTGATGCTGGCCGAGGCCGCCCCCGTCGCCGCCCATGAGCCCGGCGAGGACTGGAGCGGAACCGGCGTCCGGGTGCTGCTGGCCGAGGATCATCCGGTCAACCAGCGCATCGTCCGCATGATGCTGGAGCCCTTCGGCGCCGCCGTCACCATCGCCGCCAACGGCGCCGAGGCGGTCGAGCTGGCCGGCAACCGCGCCTTCGACGTCATCCTGATGGACATGCAGATGCCGGTCATGGGCGGGGTCGAGGCCGCCGCCCTGATCCGCCGCGCCGGCCCCAACGCCGCCACGCCGATCCTCGCCCTGACCGCCAACGCCCTGGCCGAACACCGGGCCGAATGGGCCGGCGTCGGGGTCGAGGTCTTCATCACCAAGCCGGTGGAGATGCAGGTCCTGCTCGACCACGTCGCGGCCGCCGTGGCGGCGCCGGTCGTCGCCGGGGACCGTCTCACCGCTTGA
- a CDS encoding arginine N-succinyltransferase: MFVVRPAGPSDFDTLMELAVLSGRGFTSLPEDEPTLRDRLALSAASFEGAVAAPEAWYTIMLEDTVDGSVAGVAGVKAGVGLKRPHFSLRVVTLAQSSPTLDLRFDHQALVMVNECAGWSEVGSLFLRPEKRKGGAGRLLAQSRYMLIGIEPSRFAEMVLAELRGWFDEDGHCPFWEHVAGRFFPLQFDEADRMSASTNGQFILDLAPRHPIYVGLLPQEARAVIGKCHREGEAARAMLEREGFRFQGLVDLFDAGPTVSCHRDDIKTVKEARRLTVAIGTDEEAYGEEALVSTTAIGGFRAVRTPVLIDGVKAIMSREAADALKLGEGEAVSVKS, from the coding sequence ATGTTCGTCGTGCGGCCCGCGGGCCCAAGTGATTTCGATACCCTGATGGAGCTGGCCGTGCTGTCGGGCCGGGGGTTTACCAGTCTGCCTGAGGACGAGCCGACCTTGCGCGACCGGCTGGCGCTGTCGGCGGCCAGTTTCGAGGGGGCGGTGGCGGCGCCGGAGGCCTGGTACACCATCATGCTGGAGGACACCGTCGATGGGTCCGTCGCCGGGGTGGCCGGGGTGAAGGCGGGGGTGGGGCTGAAGCGGCCGCACTTTTCTCTGCGGGTGGTGACCCTGGCGCAGTCGAGCCCGACGCTGGACCTGCGGTTCGATCACCAGGCGCTGGTGATGGTCAACGAATGCGCCGGCTGGTCGGAGGTGGGGAGCCTGTTCCTGCGGCCGGAGAAGCGCAAGGGCGGGGCCGGGCGGCTCTTGGCGCAGTCGCGCTACATGCTGATCGGCATCGAGCCGTCGCGGTTCGCCGAGATGGTGCTGGCCGAGCTGCGCGGCTGGTTCGACGAGGACGGGCATTGTCCGTTCTGGGAGCATGTGGCGGGGCGGTTCTTCCCCCTGCAGTTCGATGAGGCCGACCGGATGAGCGCCTCGACCAACGGCCAGTTCATCCTGGATCTGGCGCCGCGGCATCCGATCTATGTCGGGCTGCTGCCGCAGGAGGCGCGGGCGGTGATCGGCAAGTGTCACCGCGAGGGCGAGGCGGCGCGGGCCATGCTGGAGCGGGAGGGATTCCGGTTCCAGGGGCTGGTCGACCTGTTCGACGCCGGGCCGACGGTGAGTTGCCACCGGGACGACATCAAGACGGTCAAGGAGGCGCGGCGGCTGACCGTGGCCATCGGGACCGATGAAGAAGCGTACGGCGAAGAGGCGCTGGTCTCGACGACGGCGATCGGAGGGTTCCGCGCCGTGCGGACGCCGGTCCTGATCGACGGGGTCAAGGCGATCATGAGCCGGGAGGCGGCCGATGCGCTGAAGCTCGGCGAAGGCGAAGCGGTGAGTGTGAAGTCGTGA
- a CDS encoding alpha/beta fold hydrolase, producing MRKALILALALIALPAAAQGKREVGALVYDGAPETPAALKAAIAPYYNARSAVFEDWLPDGSMLIATRFGDTQQIHRVQRPGGDRTQLTFFSEPVNGAQAVPGAQRFLYPRDVGGAEYYQAFLRSLDGDEVQLTAPGTRNESFVFSKDGKTVVWSQVTPGKGDYDIMLAEVANPQGRRLVHKGTGAMSPEDISPDGGKVLLSRYISAAETRLFVLDLKTGAATPVGATDRKVAYSAGKFTADGQGLVLLSDDGNEVALPVVLDIASGAQRHLSFVDGPGRVRPPLWGAEALTLSPDRLTAAVATNEAGYGRVDLYDLAGGGKQAVPLPKGVLTGMGFSDDGRSLAISLSTSTGAGDVWSYDLASKQLTRWTNSELGGLQASQLVEPSLIHYATFDKRQIPAFVYRPTGPSTGKRPVIIQIHGGPEAQELPSFNPRRQSWVNEIGAVVIVPNVRGSSGYGKTYLSLDNAEKREDSVKDIGALLDWIATQPDLDASRVAVVGQSYGGYMSLAVAGRYNDRISGAIDLYGISDWVTFLENTEGYRRDLRRAEYGDERDPKMREVFGRISPRGYVSAMKKPMMVYQGANDPRVPMSESEAMVAQLRAQGTEVWYVLARDEGHGIARKSNQEQVRATEIVFLKKVLGVE from the coding sequence ATGCGCAAAGCCCTGATCCTCGCCCTCGCCCTGATCGCCCTGCCCGCCGCCGCCCAGGGCAAAAGAGAGGTCGGCGCCCTCGTCTACGACGGCGCCCCGGAGACCCCGGCCGCGCTGAAGGCCGCCATCGCCCCCTACTACAACGCCCGCTCGGCGGTGTTCGAGGACTGGCTGCCCGACGGCTCGATGCTGATCGCCACACGCTTCGGCGACACCCAGCAGATCCACCGCGTGCAGCGCCCCGGCGGCGACCGCACCCAGCTGACCTTCTTTAGCGAACCGGTGAACGGCGCCCAGGCCGTCCCCGGCGCCCAGCGGTTCCTCTACCCCCGCGACGTCGGCGGGGCGGAATACTACCAGGCCTTCCTCCGCAGCCTCGACGGCGACGAAGTCCAGCTGACCGCCCCCGGCACCCGCAACGAGAGCTTCGTCTTCAGCAAGGACGGCAAGACCGTCGTCTGGTCCCAGGTCACCCCCGGCAAGGGCGACTACGACATCATGCTGGCGGAGGTCGCCAATCCGCAGGGTCGCCGCCTGGTCCACAAGGGCACGGGCGCGATGAGCCCGGAGGACATCAGCCCGGACGGCGGCAAGGTGCTGCTCAGCCGCTACATCAGCGCGGCCGAGACGCGGCTGTTCGTGCTCGACCTGAAGACGGGCGCGGCCACGCCGGTCGGCGCGACCGACCGCAAGGTGGCCTACAGCGCCGGCAAGTTCACCGCCGACGGCCAGGGCCTGGTGCTGCTGTCCGACGACGGCAATGAGGTCGCCCTGCCGGTGGTCCTGGACATCGCCAGCGGCGCCCAGCGGCATCTGTCGTTCGTCGATGGGCCCGGCCGGGTGCGTCCGCCGCTCTGGGGCGCCGAGGCCCTGACCCTCAGCCCCGACCGGCTGACCGCGGCCGTGGCGACCAACGAGGCCGGCTACGGCAGGGTCGATCTCTACGACCTCGCCGGCGGCGGCAAGCAGGCCGTGCCCCTGCCCAAGGGGGTGCTGACCGGCATGGGCTTCTCCGACGACGGCAGGTCGCTGGCCATCAGCCTGTCGACCTCCACCGGCGCCGGCGACGTCTGGTCCTACGACCTGGCGTCGAAACAGCTAACCCGCTGGACCAACAGCGAACTGGGCGGCCTGCAAGCCAGCCAGCTCGTCGAGCCCTCGCTGATCCACTACGCCACCTTCGACAAGCGCCAGATCCCGGCCTTCGTCTACCGCCCCACCGGCCCCTCGACCGGCAAGCGCCCGGTGATCATCCAAATCCACGGCGGCCCCGAAGCCCAGGAACTGCCCAGCTTCAACCCGCGCCGCCAGAGCTGGGTCAACGAAATCGGCGCCGTGGTCATCGTGCCCAACGTCCGCGGCTCGTCCGGCTACGGCAAGACCTACCTGTCCCTCGACAACGCCGAGAAGCGCGAGGACAGCGTCAAGGACATCGGCGCCCTGCTCGACTGGATCGCCACGCAACCCGACCTCGACGCCTCACGCGTCGCCGTCGTCGGCCAGTCCTACGGCGGCTACATGAGCCTGGCCGTCGCCGGCCGCTACAATGACCGCATCTCAGGCGCCATCGACCTCTACGGCATCAGCGACTGGGTCACCTTCCTGGAGAACACCGAAGGCTATCGCCGCGATCTGCGCCGCGCCGAGTACGGCGACGAACGCGATCCGAAGATGCGCGAGGTCTTCGGCCGCATCTCGCCCCGCGGCTACGTCTCGGCCATGAAGAAGCCGATGATGGTCTACCAGGGCGCCAACGACCCCCGCGTGCCGATGAGCGAGAGCGAGGCCATGGTCGCCCAGCTGCGAGCGCAGGGCACGGAGGTCTGGTACGTCCTGGCCAGGGACGAGGGCCACGGCATCGCCCGCAAGTCCAACCAGGAACAGGTCCGGGCCACCGAGATCGTCTTCCTCAAGAAGGTGCTGGGGGTCGAATGA
- the astD gene encoding succinylglutamate-semialdehyde dehydrogenase codes for MSKGQYIGGRWVAGEAGGFASVDPATEAVVWEGAAASGAQVAAAVAAARAAFHPWADLPREERVAAMRRYQAALKEAQPEFAKAISRESGKALWETTAEVGSMIAKVDASIAAYDERTGVKETAMGFGRAVLRHRAHGVMAVLGPYNFPVHLPNGHVVPALLAGDTVVFKPSEETPWSGEIMAGVLEKADLPAGVFNLVQGGREVGAALIDQEIDGLLFTGSGAAGAHFRRHFAERPHVILALELGGNNPLVVWDAVDAQAAAALVVQSAFITTGQRCSCARRLILPEGREGDAVVEALLALTDRLRIGPWDGEEPFMGPLIHARGADAAREAAGKLGGTALRVPGKVAGLSDAFITPGIYDVGHHETPDEEIFAPILQVRRAATFDGAMSLANHTRYGLSAGLISDDAALWTRFQQRIRAGVANWNRPTTGAAGTAPFGGLGDSGNHRPSAYYAADYCAYPVASFEADRVVSTLGEIKGLKA; via the coding sequence GTGAGCAAGGGTCAGTATATCGGCGGCCGCTGGGTCGCGGGCGAGGCGGGCGGTTTTGCGAGCGTCGATCCGGCGACCGAGGCGGTGGTCTGGGAAGGCGCGGCGGCCAGCGGGGCGCAGGTTGCGGCCGCCGTGGCGGCGGCGCGGGCGGCGTTCCATCCCTGGGCCGATCTGCCGCGCGAAGAGCGGGTGGCGGCGATGCGGCGCTATCAGGCCGCGTTGAAGGAAGCGCAGCCCGAGTTTGCAAAGGCGATTTCGCGGGAGAGCGGTAAGGCGCTGTGGGAGACCACGGCCGAGGTCGGCTCGATGATCGCCAAGGTGGATGCCTCGATCGCGGCTTACGACGAGCGGACCGGGGTGAAGGAAACGGCCATGGGGTTCGGGCGGGCGGTGTTGCGCCACCGGGCCCATGGGGTGATGGCGGTGCTGGGGCCGTATAATTTCCCGGTTCACCTGCCCAACGGCCATGTCGTGCCGGCGCTGCTGGCCGGGGACACGGTGGTGTTCAAGCCGTCGGAAGAGACGCCGTGGTCGGGGGAGATCATGGCGGGCGTGCTGGAGAAGGCGGACCTGCCGGCCGGGGTGTTCAACCTGGTGCAGGGCGGGCGCGAGGTGGGCGCGGCGCTGATCGACCAGGAGATCGACGGGCTGTTGTTCACCGGCAGCGGGGCGGCGGGGGCGCACTTCCGCCGGCATTTCGCCGAGCGGCCGCATGTGATCCTGGCGCTGGAGCTGGGCGGCAACAACCCGCTGGTGGTGTGGGATGCGGTGGACGCGCAAGCCGCGGCGGCCCTGGTGGTGCAGTCGGCGTTTATCACCACCGGGCAGCGGTGTTCGTGCGCGCGGCGGCTTATCCTGCCCGAGGGGCGCGAGGGCGATGCGGTGGTCGAGGCGCTGCTGGCGCTGACCGACCGGTTGCGGATCGGGCCGTGGGATGGCGAGGAGCCGTTCATGGGGCCGCTGATCCATGCGCGCGGGGCCGATGCGGCGCGCGAGGCGGCGGGCAAGCTGGGCGGGACGGCGTTGCGGGTTCCGGGGAAGGTCGCGGGGCTGAGCGACGCGTTCATCACGCCGGGGATCTACGACGTCGGGCATCATGAGACGCCGGATGAGGAGATCTTCGCGCCGATCCTGCAGGTTCGGCGGGCGGCGACCTTCGACGGGGCGATGAGCCTGGCCAACCACACGCGCTATGGGCTGTCGGCGGGGCTGATCAGCGATGACGCGGCGCTGTGGACGCGGTTCCAGCAGCGGATCCGGGCCGGCGTCGCCAACTGGAACCGGCCGACGACCGGGGCGGCGGGCACGGCGCCGTTCGGCGGCCTGGGCGACAGCGGCAACCATCGGCCGAGCGCCTACTATGCGGCGGACTACTGCGCCTATCCGGTCGCGAGCTTCGAGGCCGACCGGGTGGTCTCGACCCTGGGCGAGATCAAGGGGTTGAAGGCGTGA
- a CDS encoding PAS domain-containing sensor histidine kinase, with product MNQFDLRAALQRQGEDEKRYRALFDSMDEGFCVIEFLDGPHGPDSDYIHIEANAAYARHAGIENVVGQKLRDMVPDEADSWAARYGAVLRTGVPIRFEQELVATGRYLSLSSFRLEPPERRQVAVLFQDITERRRAEHALQTLNQTLETRVAEALAEQRVLAEVVEGASALVAVADTQYRWLALNSAAIDAFEAIFGKRPKVGDTLFDLLPDDPAAIESAKGLWDRALGGEEFVVTGPMDAADPDTRYFEVRSSPLRDPDGTIVGAFQFIYDVTERLSEQARLATAEEALRQSQKMEAVGQLTGGLAHDFNNLLAGISGAFEMIGARLAQGRTSDVERYLAAGQGAARRAAALTHRLLAFSRRQTLTPRPLVINRLLTDLSELVRRTMGASITVETIAASGLWPTLVDDNQLENAILNLCINARDAMPDGGRITIETGNKWLDRRTAADHGLEPGQYVTVCVSDTGSGIDKAILDRVFDPFFTTKPIGQGTGLGLSMVYGFARQSHGHVRIYSEVGQGTMVCLYLPRHFGEAEEGAPAAAPVASHPAAGETILVVDDEPTVRMLIVDSLTELGYACAEAADGPSALTVLQGSAPIDLLITDVGLPGGLNGRQVADAARALRPGLKALFITGYAENAVLNHGHIEPGMEVLTKPFAIRDLTERVERLLRR from the coding sequence ATGAACCAGTTCGACCTGCGCGCCGCCCTCCAGCGCCAGGGCGAGGACGAGAAGCGCTACCGCGCCCTGTTCGACAGCATGGACGAGGGCTTCTGCGTCATCGAGTTCCTCGACGGGCCGCATGGGCCCGACAGCGACTACATCCACATCGAGGCCAACGCCGCCTATGCCCGCCATGCCGGCATCGAGAACGTCGTCGGCCAGAAGCTGCGCGACATGGTGCCGGACGAGGCCGACAGCTGGGCGGCGCGCTACGGCGCGGTGCTGCGCACCGGGGTGCCGATCCGCTTCGAGCAGGAACTGGTGGCCACCGGCCGTTATCTCTCCCTGTCCTCCTTCCGCCTGGAGCCGCCGGAACGCCGGCAGGTCGCCGTCCTCTTCCAGGACATCACCGAGCGCCGCCGGGCCGAACACGCCCTGCAGACCCTCAACCAGACCCTCGAAACCCGGGTCGCCGAGGCCCTGGCCGAGCAGCGGGTGCTGGCCGAGGTGGTCGAGGGGGCCAGCGCCCTGGTCGCCGTGGCCGACACCCAGTACCGCTGGCTGGCGCTCAACAGCGCCGCCATCGACGCCTTCGAGGCCATCTTCGGCAAGCGGCCGAAGGTCGGCGACACCCTGTTCGACCTGCTGCCCGACGACCCGGCCGCCATCGAGTCCGCCAAGGGCCTGTGGGACCGGGCCCTGGGCGGCGAGGAGTTCGTGGTCACCGGCCCGATGGACGCCGCCGACCCCGACACCCGCTACTTCGAGGTCCGCTCCAGCCCGCTGCGCGATCCGGACGGGACCATCGTCGGCGCCTTCCAGTTCATCTACGACGTCACCGAACGCCTGTCCGAACAGGCGAGGCTGGCCACCGCCGAGGAGGCCCTGCGCCAGTCCCAGAAGATGGAGGCGGTCGGCCAGCTGACCGGCGGCCTCGCCCACGACTTCAACAACCTGCTGGCCGGCATCAGCGGCGCCTTCGAGATGATCGGCGCCCGCCTGGCCCAGGGCCGGACCAGCGACGTCGAACGCTACCTGGCGGCCGGCCAGGGCGCCGCCCGCCGGGCCGCGGCCCTGACCCACCGGCTGCTGGCCTTCTCGCGGCGCCAGACCCTGACCCCCCGGCCGCTGGTCATCAACCGCCTGCTCACCGACCTCAGCGAACTGGTCCGCCGCACCATGGGGGCCTCGATCACCGTCGAGACCATCGCCGCCAGCGGGCTGTGGCCGACCCTGGTCGACGACAACCAGCTCGAAAACGCCATCCTCAACCTCTGCATCAACGCCCGCGACGCCATGCCCGACGGCGGCCGCATCACCATCGAGACCGGCAACAAGTGGCTGGACCGCCGCACCGCCGCCGACCACGGGCTGGAGCCCGGCCAGTACGTCACCGTCTGCGTCAGCGACACCGGCAGCGGCATCGACAAGGCCATCCTCGACCGCGTCTTCGACCCCTTCTTCACCACCAAACCCATCGGCCAGGGCACTGGCCTGGGCCTCTCGATGGTCTACGGCTTCGCCCGCCAGAGCCACGGCCACGTCCGCATCTACAGCGAGGTCGGCCAGGGCACGATGGTCTGCCTCTACCTGCCGCGCCACTTCGGCGAGGCCGAGGAGGGCGCCCCCGCCGCCGCCCCGGTCGCCAGCCACCCCGCCGCCGGCGAGACCATCCTGGTGGTCGACGACGAGCCGACCGTGCGGATGCTGATCGTCGATTCCCTGACCGAGCTCGGCTACGCCTGCGCCGAGGCCGCCGACGGCCCCTCGGCCCTGACCGTGCTGCAGGGCAGCGCCCCCATCGACCTCCTGATCACCGACGTCGGCCTGCCCGGGGGCCTGAACGGCCGCCAGGTGGCCGACGCCGCCCGGGCCCTGCGGCCCGGGCTGAAAGCGCTGTTCATCACCGGCTACGCCGAGAACGCGGTGCTCAACCACGGCCATATCGAGCCGGGGATGGAGGTGCTGACCAAGCCCTTCGCCATCCGCGACCTGACCGAGCGGGTGGAGCGGCTGCTGCGGCGCTGA
- a CDS encoding DUF1428 family protein: protein MAYVDGFVLAVPKDKIDEYKKVTDLCGPIWMEYGALSYVECVGDDTPYGELTSFPRAVLAKDDEVVIFSWITYESKEKRDEVNAKVMADPRMAAPDCPFDPKRMIFGGFTELTRF, encoded by the coding sequence ATGGCCTACGTCGACGGATTCGTACTCGCCGTGCCCAAGGACAAGATCGACGAGTACAAGAAGGTGACCGACCTGTGCGGCCCGATCTGGATGGAATACGGCGCCCTCAGCTACGTCGAATGCGTCGGTGACGACACGCCCTACGGCGAGCTGACCAGCTTCCCGCGCGCTGTCCTGGCCAAGGACGACGAGGTCGTTATCTTCTCCTGGATCACCTACGAGTCGAAGGAGAAGCGCGACGAGGTCAACGCCAAGGTGATGGCCGATCCGCGCATGGCGGCGCCCGACTGCCCCTTCGACCCCAAGCGGATGATCTTCGGCGGCTTCACCGAACTGACGCGGTTCTAG
- a CDS encoding hydrolase, with the protein MQVSPQERSVLESISERGEEIVARAVGWCAGNSGSRNIEGLRATLDLLTAAWGEAVPGAEVSHEALSPTVEIAADGRETLHEPPPSLLLTMRPEAPVQVVLTGHYDTVFPAGSPFQAVGRRADGALNGPGIADMKGGISVMMAALEAFERFGEAGKVGWRVLLSPDEEIGSLGSGAVLARIGRLGHVGMTYEPALADGTLAAGRKGSGNFHVKVTGRSAHAGRAFDEGRNAITAAARIAGALDGLNGGRDGVTVNVARIDGGSALNVVPDVAVVRFNVRFPDADAARWLEGGIERACACGRGDGLGVSMFGGVTRAAKPFNAAQEALFGDVRRVGAALGQEIAWKSSGGVCEGNNLFAVGLPNVDTLGVRGGDIHSENEFAWPESFAERARLSALMLMKMASGEVDARRLHEMMKGGA; encoded by the coding sequence ATGCAGGTTTCGCCGCAGGAGCGGTCGGTTCTGGAGTCTATCTCCGAGCGGGGCGAAGAGATCGTCGCGCGGGCCGTGGGGTGGTGCGCCGGCAATAGCGGCAGCCGCAATATCGAGGGCCTGAGGGCGACGCTGGATCTGCTGACGGCGGCCTGGGGCGAGGCCGTGCCGGGGGCGGAGGTCAGCCATGAGGCGCTCAGCCCCACGGTGGAGATCGCCGCCGACGGGCGCGAGACGCTGCATGAGCCGCCGCCGTCGCTGCTGCTGACCATGCGGCCGGAGGCGCCGGTGCAGGTGGTTCTAACTGGACACTATGACACGGTGTTTCCGGCCGGCAGTCCGTTCCAGGCGGTGGGGCGGCGGGCCGACGGGGCGCTGAACGGACCCGGCATCGCCGACATGAAGGGCGGCATCTCGGTGATGATGGCGGCGCTGGAGGCGTTTGAGCGGTTCGGCGAGGCCGGCAAGGTGGGCTGGCGGGTGCTGCTGAGCCCCGACGAGGAGATCGGCTCGCTGGGCAGCGGGGCGGTGCTGGCCAGGATCGGGCGGTTGGGGCATGTGGGGATGACCTATGAGCCGGCGCTGGCCGACGGCACCCTGGCCGCCGGGCGCAAGGGCAGCGGCAATTTCCACGTCAAGGTGACCGGGCGCTCGGCCCATGCCGGCCGCGCCTTCGACGAGGGGCGCAACGCCATCACGGCGGCGGCGCGGATCGCCGGGGCCCTGGACGGGCTGAACGGCGGCCGGGACGGGGTGACGGTCAATGTCGCCCGGATCGACGGCGGATCGGCGCTGAACGTCGTGCCCGACGTGGCGGTGGTGCGGTTCAATGTGCGGTTTCCCGATGCCGACGCGGCGCGCTGGCTGGAGGGGGGGATCGAGCGGGCCTGCGCCTGTGGGCGCGGGGATGGGCTGGGCGTGTCGATGTTCGGCGGGGTGACGCGGGCGGCCAAGCCGTTCAACGCGGCGCAGGAGGCGCTGTTCGGAGACGTGCGGCGGGTCGGGGCGGCGCTGGGGCAGGAGATTGCCTGGAAGTCGTCGGGCGGGGTTTGCGAGGGCAACAACCTGTTTGCCGTGGGGCTGCCCAATGTCGATACGCTGGGCGTGCGGGGCGGGGATATCCACAGCGAGAACGAGTTCGCCTGGCCGGAGAGCTTTGCCGAGCGGGCGCGGCTGTCGGCGCTGATGCTGATGAAGATGGCGTCGGGCGAGGTGGATGCGCGGCGGCTGCATGAGATGATGAAGGGTGGGGCGTGA